One stretch of Candidatus Deferrimicrobiaceae bacterium DNA includes these proteins:
- a CDS encoding alpha/beta hydrolase-fold protein, which translates to MNVEYHRWWSGYLNREMELKVYGHGGKPVIVFPAAGGRFYEYEDFGMVNAVRPFLEEGRIVLFTMDSVDNESWLNRGAHPAVRVQKHNEYDRYVVSEVVPFIRGRGFSRGLMATGCSMGGYHSANFFFRHPDVFDAVIALSGVYQLRGFIGDYMDENIYVHVPLAYLPGLSDPWYLDRYRMSKIVICVGQGAWEDEMLADARALKTILEEKQVPAWVDFWGHDVNHDWPWWRKQMPYFLGKLGF; encoded by the coding sequence GTGAACGTCGAGTACCACCGCTGGTGGAGCGGGTACCTCAACCGGGAGATGGAGTTGAAGGTGTATGGACACGGCGGGAAACCCGTTATCGTGTTTCCCGCCGCGGGGGGACGGTTCTACGAGTACGAGGATTTCGGGATGGTGAATGCGGTTCGGCCGTTCCTCGAGGAGGGCCGGATCGTCCTGTTCACCATGGACAGCGTGGATAACGAGTCCTGGTTGAACCGCGGGGCCCACCCGGCCGTGCGCGTCCAGAAGCACAACGAGTACGACCGGTACGTCGTGTCCGAGGTCGTCCCCTTCATCCGGGGCCGCGGCTTCTCCCGGGGGCTCATGGCGACCGGATGCAGCATGGGGGGATATCACTCCGCGAATTTCTTCTTCCGCCACCCGGATGTGTTCGACGCCGTCATCGCGCTGAGCGGAGTCTACCAGCTTCGCGGGTTCATCGGGGACTACATGGACGAAAACATCTACGTCCACGTCCCGCTCGCCTACCTTCCCGGCCTGTCGGACCCTTGGTACCTGGACCGGTACCGGATGAGCAAGATCGTGATCTGCGTCGGGCAGGGCGCCTGGGAGGACGAGATGCTGGCGGACGCCCGGGCCCTGAAAACGATTCTCGAGGAGAAGCAGGTTCCGGCCTGGGTCGATTTCTGGGGGCACGACGTGAATCACGACTGGCCGTGGTGGCGCAAACAGATGCCGTATTTTCTCGGAAAACTGGGTTTTTAA
- a CDS encoding ATP-grasp domain-containing protein — protein sequence MNFVYLSPHFPPNYYPFCVRLRNLGVNVLGLADAPYETLRPELRQALTEYYRVDDMHDYGQLLRACGYFTHRYGKIDRIDSHSEYWLEPEARLRTDFHVAGIQADGIAAIKSKSRMKEKFVRAGVPVPRGEVVRSLEEGRRLVGETGYPVVAKPDIGVGAATTFKIENDGALARFFSTRPPGDFLLEEFVAGRLFSFDGLADRDGNPVFFTSHAFSQGIMETVNADDHMYYYSLREIPPDLEEAGRRVLAEFAVRERFFHLEFFRRDRDDKIVGLEVNMRPPGGLTTDMFNYANDIDIYGEWANVVVHNRFAGAWSRPYHCCYIGRKDRKEYAHSHEEILLAYGHRIPHHERIDSIFRAAIGDYGYLARSADLGEIREVAGFILELK from the coding sequence ATGAATTTTGTCTACCTGTCCCCCCATTTCCCCCCCAATTACTACCCGTTTTGCGTCCGGCTCCGGAACCTGGGGGTGAACGTCCTGGGCCTTGCCGACGCGCCGTACGAAACGCTTCGGCCCGAGCTGCGGCAGGCGTTGACGGAATATTACCGGGTGGACGACATGCACGATTACGGGCAACTCCTGCGCGCCTGCGGGTACTTCACGCACCGGTACGGGAAGATCGACCGGATCGACTCCCACAGCGAGTACTGGCTGGAACCGGAGGCCCGCCTTCGCACGGACTTTCACGTGGCAGGCATCCAGGCGGACGGGATCGCCGCGATCAAGAGCAAATCGCGGATGAAAGAAAAATTCGTGCGGGCGGGCGTGCCCGTGCCCCGGGGCGAGGTGGTGCGGTCCCTGGAAGAGGGAAGGCGGCTCGTGGGGGAAACCGGCTACCCCGTGGTGGCCAAGCCGGACATCGGCGTCGGGGCGGCGACGACGTTCAAGATCGAAAACGACGGCGCATTGGCCCGGTTTTTTTCGACCAGGCCCCCCGGGGACTTTCTTCTGGAGGAATTCGTCGCGGGGCGGCTCTTCTCCTTCGACGGGCTCGCGGACCGGGACGGCAACCCCGTGTTTTTCACCTCCCACGCCTTCAGCCAGGGGATCATGGAGACGGTCAACGCGGACGACCACATGTACTACTACTCCCTGAGGGAGATCCCGCCGGACCTGGAGGAGGCCGGGCGCAGGGTCCTTGCGGAGTTCGCCGTGCGGGAGCGGTTCTTCCACCTCGAGTTCTTCCGGAGGGACCGGGACGACAAGATCGTCGGCCTCGAGGTCAACATGCGCCCGCCGGGGGGGCTCACCACGGACATGTTCAACTACGCCAACGACATCGACATCTACGGGGAATGGGCGAACGTGGTCGTGCACAACCGGTTCGCCGGCGCCTGGTCGCGCCCCTACCACTGCTGCTACATCGGGAGGAAAGACCGAAAGGAATACGCGCACTCCCACGAGGAGATCCTGCTCGCCTACGGGCACCGGATCCCCCACCATGAGAGGATCGACTCGATCTTCCGCGCCGCGATCGGCGACTACGGCTACCTGGCGCGCTCGGCCGACCTGGGGGAGATCCGCGAGGTGGCCGGGTTCATTCTGGAACTGAAATAG
- a CDS encoding NAD(P)-dependent oxidoreductase, producing the protein MERYVCIHPTLKGKTLFITGASRGIGKAIALQAAADGANVVIAAKTVEPHPKLPGTIHTAAKEIEGAGGKALPVPVDVRFEDQIEAAAAKAAETFGGIDILVNNASAISLTGTLATPMKRFDLMFGVNVRGTYACSKVCIPYLRKSVNPHILTLSPPLAMDPKWFQYHCAYTMAKYGMSMCVLGMAEEFRDAGIGVNALWPRTVIATAAVAMLGGAVDLKNCRKPEIVADAAHAILMRDSRTCTGNFFIDEEVLAAEGVTDFSRYAYEPGADLLPDLFLD; encoded by the coding sequence ATGGAGCGCTACGTCTGCATCCACCCCACGCTGAAAGGGAAGACGCTCTTCATCACCGGGGCCAGCCGCGGCATCGGCAAGGCGATCGCCCTCCAGGCGGCCGCCGACGGCGCGAACGTCGTCATCGCCGCCAAGACCGTCGAACCCCATCCGAAGCTCCCGGGGACGATCCACACGGCCGCCAAGGAGATCGAGGGGGCAGGCGGCAAGGCTCTGCCTGTCCCGGTGGACGTGCGCTTCGAGGACCAGATCGAAGCGGCGGCCGCGAAGGCCGCGGAGACGTTCGGGGGGATCGACATCCTGGTGAACAACGCCAGCGCCATCAGCCTCACCGGCACGCTCGCGACCCCGATGAAGCGGTTCGACCTCATGTTCGGCGTGAACGTCCGCGGGACCTACGCCTGCTCCAAGGTGTGCATCCCGTATCTTCGGAAGTCGGTCAACCCGCACATTCTTACCTTAAGCCCTCCCCTCGCCATGGACCCGAAATGGTTCCAGTACCACTGCGCCTACACGATGGCGAAGTACGGAATGAGCATGTGCGTGCTGGGAATGGCCGAGGAGTTCCGGGACGCCGGGATCGGGGTCAACGCCCTGTGGCCGCGGACCGTGATCGCCACGGCAGCGGTCGCGATGCTGGGCGGGGCGGTCGACCTGAAAAACTGCCGCAAGCCCGAGATCGTGGCCGACGCGGCCCACGCAATCCTCATGCGCGACAGCCGTACCTGCACGGGGAACTTCTTTATCGACGAGGAAGTCCTTGCAGCCGAAGGGGTTACGGATTTCTCCCGCTACGCGTACGAGCCCGGCGCCGACCTTCTCCCGGACCTCTTCCTCGACTGA
- the treZ gene encoding malto-oligosyltrehalose trehalohydrolase — MNGAIGVSLGATPLGDGRCRFLVYAPKAEKVEVRLLSPRERTVALERDERGCHHGVAEDVPPGTLYLYRLDGEKERPDPASRFQPRGVHGPSRVVDRDAFPWEDGEWTGLPLESYILYEIHVGTFTPEGTFDAVIPRLDDLRELGVTAIELMPVAQFPGSRNWGYDGVYPFAVQDSYGGPEGLKKLVNACHRREMAVVLDVVYNHLGPEGNYLEDFGPYFTDRYRTPWGEALNFDGPGSDEVRRYFLENALCWLTEFRMDALRLDAIHGIMDFSAYPFLSELANAVRGLAERTERKVYLIPESDLNDARVITPKEEGGLGLSAQWNDDFHHALHVLLTGEKDGYYGDFGSVDHLARAYAEGFVYAGRYSAYRNRRHGNSSRHAAARQLVVFSQNHDQVGNRMRAERLSVLVSFEALKLAAGVVLLSPFLPLLFMGEEYGETAPFLYFISHADGNLIEAVRKGRKEEFTAFRWEGEIPDPQDEATFLKSRIDYGLREGGHHRTLMEFYRELLLLRKDHPVLSRLSKEDIEVTARETEKVLFVRRWRGSGQTATVFHFGSDPVSLSLPFPPGRWERLVDSSDGRWGGPGSPAQESLRSHGTVTLSLNPLSIALFSKA; from the coding sequence GTGAACGGAGCCATCGGGGTTTCCCTCGGCGCGACCCCTCTCGGAGACGGCCGCTGCCGGTTCCTCGTCTACGCCCCGAAGGCGGAAAAGGTGGAGGTCCGCCTTCTCTCCCCGCGGGAGCGGACCGTGGCGCTCGAACGGGACGAGCGGGGATGCCATCACGGCGTGGCGGAGGACGTTCCGCCCGGCACCCTCTACCTGTACCGGCTGGACGGGGAAAAGGAGCGACCCGACCCCGCGTCCCGGTTCCAGCCCCGGGGCGTCCATGGCCCCTCCCGGGTCGTCGACCGGGACGCCTTTCCCTGGGAGGACGGGGAATGGACCGGCCTCCCCCTCGAGTCGTACATCCTCTACGAAATCCACGTGGGGACCTTCACGCCCGAAGGGACCTTCGACGCTGTCATCCCCCGCCTGGACGACCTGCGGGAGCTGGGCGTCACGGCAATCGAGCTGATGCCGGTGGCCCAGTTCCCGGGGAGCAGGAACTGGGGGTACGACGGGGTGTACCCCTTCGCCGTGCAGGACAGCTACGGGGGACCCGAGGGGTTGAAAAAACTCGTGAACGCCTGCCACCGGCGGGAAATGGCGGTCGTCCTCGACGTCGTATACAACCACCTGGGGCCCGAGGGGAACTACCTGGAGGATTTCGGGCCCTACTTCACCGACCGGTACCGGACGCCGTGGGGGGAGGCCCTCAACTTCGACGGTCCAGGCAGCGACGAAGTCCGTCGATATTTCCTGGAGAACGCCCTCTGCTGGCTTACCGAGTTCCGCATGGACGCCCTCCGGCTGGACGCGATCCACGGGATCATGGACTTCAGCGCGTACCCGTTTCTGTCGGAACTGGCCAACGCGGTGCGGGGGTTGGCCGAAAGGACGGAACGGAAAGTCTACCTGATCCCGGAGAGCGATCTGAACGACGCGCGGGTGATCACCCCGAAAGAGGAGGGGGGCTTGGGCCTTTCCGCCCAGTGGAACGACGACTTCCACCACGCCCTCCACGTCCTGCTGACCGGGGAGAAAGACGGATATTACGGGGATTTCGGCTCCGTCGACCATCTGGCCCGGGCGTACGCCGAGGGTTTCGTCTACGCGGGGCGGTATTCTGCCTATCGCAACCGCCGCCACGGCAATTCTTCCCGGCATGCAGCCGCGCGTCAACTGGTGGTCTTCTCCCAGAACCACGACCAGGTGGGGAACCGGATGCGCGCCGAGAGGCTTTCCGTGCTGGTATCCTTCGAGGCCCTGAAGCTCGCGGCGGGGGTTGTCCTTCTCTCTCCCTTCCTTCCCCTCCTCTTCATGGGGGAGGAGTACGGGGAAACCGCCCCGTTCCTGTACTTCATCAGCCATGCGGACGGAAATCTCATCGAGGCGGTGCGCAAGGGGCGCAAGGAGGAGTTCACCGCCTTCCGGTGGGAGGGGGAGATTCCCGATCCGCAGGACGAGGCGACGTTCCTCAAGTCCCGGATCGACTATGGGCTTCGGGAAGGGGGACACCACCGGACGCTGATGGAGTTCTACCGGGAGCTCCTGCTGCTCCGGAAGGATCACCCGGTGCTCTCCCGGCTGAGCAAGGAGGACATCGAGGTTACGGCCCGGGAAACCGAGAAGGTGCTTTTCGTGCGCCGGTGGAGAGGCTCCGGCCAGACCGCGACGGTCTTCCATTTCGGCTCCGACCCCGTCTCTCTCTCGCTGCCCTTTCCTCCCGGCCGGTGGGAGAGACTCGTGGATTCCTCCGACGGGAGGTGGGGCGGACCCGGAAGCCCGGCCCAGGAGAGTCTGCGGTCCCATGGAACCGTCACGCTTTCCCTGAATCCCCTGTCGATCGCCCTGTTCTCGAAGGCGTAA